The following coding sequences lie in one Chelmon rostratus isolate fCheRos1 chromosome 2, fCheRos1.pri, whole genome shotgun sequence genomic window:
- the LOC121611946 gene encoding achaete-scute homolog 5-like: MMSSTFSSSSYLSFSLSPPAAHREDRSTSQHSLSGSVPFFLYPSSMDPYKGPLRGPGPRILPYLAPFHHHGHFSVYECPFEPAFIQKRNERERQRVRCVNQGYAKLRDHLPGQSTDKRLSKVETLRAAIRYIKYLQGLVELEDSGLNTSSPGPDCGGGSEGVTC; this comes from the coding sequence ATGATGAGCTCCACCTTCTCTTCATCATCTTACCTGAGCTTCAGTTTGTCTCCCCCTGCTGCTCACCGTGAGGATCGCAGCACCTCTCAGCACTCTCTGTCCGGCTCTGTCCCCTTCTTCCTCTACCCCTCCAGCATGGACCCCTACAAGGGCCCTCTGAGGGGCCCCGGCCCCAGGATCCTGCCCTACCTGGCCCCCTTTCACCACCACGGACACTTCAGCGTGTACGAGTGTCCCTTCGAGCCGGCGTTCATCCAGAAACGTAACGAGCGAGAGCGTCAGAGGGTGAGATGCGTGAACCAGGGTTACGCCAAACTGAGGGACCACCTGCCGGGTCAGAGCACCGACAAGCGGCTCAGTAAGGTGGAGACACTGAGGGCCGCCATCAGGTACATCAAATACCTGCAAGGcctggtggagctggaggacagCGGACTCAACACCTCGTCTCCTGGACCGGACTGTGGAGGAGGGTCAGAGGGAGTCACGTGTTAA